The Anaeromyxobacter sp. Fw109-5 genomic interval CTTCTGCTGGAGCCCCTGCGCCTGCTTCTCGAGCGCGCCCTGCTTCTCCGACAGCTCGCCGAGCCGCTGCTGCGCCTCGGGCGGCAGCACCGTGCGCGGGTCGGGGAACAGCTTCGACAGGGCGTCGCGGATCTCCCGCGCCTTCGGCACCGCCTCCTCCACCGCCCGGTGCGCGTCGGCGACCCGCCCCGGGTCGCGCTTCATCATCGAGGGGGTCTGCTGCGAGAGCGCCGCGTCCTCCTCCAGGTAGCGCGAGAGCCGCTCCACCGACGGCGCCGCCCGCTGCGAGGTCTCCCAGGCGGCCCCCATCTCCTTCATCCCGAGGGCGCGCTCGAGGTCGGCGAGCGCCTCGCGCGACTGCTCGTACTCCACCTCGGAGCGGTAGGAGATGCCGGGCTGCGCCCGGTCCACGTCGCGGCGCGCCTCGCCGGCGAGCTTCTCGAGCCGCTCCACCTCCTGCTCGGAGGCCTTGGTCCGGTCCTGCAGCCGCTTGCGATACTCCTGGCGCACCTGCTCCGTCTCGGTGGCCGTGCGCTCCTGCTCGGCCTTCACCTTCTCGAGCTGATCCTTGAAGGCGAGCATCTCCTTCATGAGCGCCTGCGCCTTCTCGTCGGGCAGGCCGGCGGTGCGCTGCAGGCCGGCGAGCATCTGGTCCATGGACGAGGCCATCTCGTCGAGCGCCTTCATGGCCGCCTCGACGTCGCCCTTGGCGAGCAGCTCCTCGACCCGATCGAGCCCGCCCATGAGGTCCTTCGAGCGCTGCATCTCGGCGAGGGCCTCGGCGTTCATGTGCTCGTCGTTGAAGCCCTTCGAGAGCTCCGCCATCTGCGAGAGCAGGTCGCGCACGCGCTCCTTCATGCGGCCGATCTCCGCGAGGAGCTCCTGCTTCGCCGCGTCGCTCGGGGAGGCGCGGTACTTCTCGAGGAGCGAGGCGAGCTCGCGGCGGCGGCTGGCGAGGTCCTTGGCGAGCCGCACGAGGTCCTCGGCGCGCCGCTTGTCGAGGAGCTGCTCGAGGTAGAGGACGCCCTTCTCCAGCTCCTGGTCGAGGTTCGCGTCGAGCGCGGCCATCCCGCGGAGCAGCCCGGCGTCGGGCCGGATGCGCACGCGGATCGCCTGCGCCACCGAGGCGCGCGGGCCGGCGAGGCGCCCCTCGGCGCCGCGGATGGCGCCGGCCACGTTCTGGAGCGCGGCGGCGATCTCCTTCGGGCCGGCGCGGTCGCGCCGGATCTCGCGCGCCGCCTCCCGCATCCGCTCGTGCAGGTGGCGGGTGCGGACGTCGAGCTGCTGCACCGCCGCGAGCCGCTCGGCCGTGGTGATCGCGCCCGCCGAGAAGGTCTCCAGCCGGTCCCCGAGGACGCCGACCAGCTCCTCGAACACCTGGCGCGCCTTCTCGAGCACCTGCCGGCGGTGCTCCGCCTCGGAGTAGACCTTCAGCGTGTGCGCCTCGGTCCGGGTCTTCTTCGGGCCGGAGACGGTGTCCGTGTCGAGCACCTCGACCCAGTAGGTGAGCCGGTCGCCCTCGCGGAGCTTCTCCGCGGCGACGTCGAGCTCGTGGACGCCGCCGTCGCGGCGGAGCCCCTGCGGCCTGCGGAGCACGCGGCGCTGCTCCTCGCCCCCCGCGCGCTTCACGACCAGCGCGGCCTCGGACAGGCCGAAGTCGTCCTCCGCCTGCCACTCGATCCCGACGCGCGCGTCCGCGTCCGCCTCGAGCTCGCGCTCGGGGGCGGTGATGCGCACCTCCGGGAAGGCGTCGGCCTCGACCACGATCGGGATGGGCGGGCCCTCGGCCACCTCCTTCTTGCCGTCGAGGTAGCGGAAGCGGTAGCTGCCGCCGTCGGTGACGAGCAGGCGGCCGCGCAGGTCGCGCTGGCCGCTCACCGAGAGCGCGTAGCGCTTCACGGGGCTGCCGCGCTCCCTCGACTCGGCGCCGCCGCTGGCGGCGCTACGCTCGGGATGAGCGGGCGGGGTGGGTCCGGCCTCCTCTCGTCGATTCCCTTCGTCCCGAGCGTAGGGCCCGGTCCCGCCCTGCTCGCCCCGCGCGTCCGGGACCGGAGTCGAGGGATGAGCCTGGGTCACCGCCGGATCGACCTCGAGCTCGACCACGAGCTCCGCCTGCTTCACGTCGCGGTCCGCGCGCGTCTCCAGGGTCACCTCGGTGCCCTTGGGCGCGCGGATCTCGCCGCCGGTCCCCGAGAGCGTGCGCGGCTCCCGCTTCATGTACGCCGGGTACTGGAAGGTGAGCTGGATGTCGCCGGTGATCGGGTCTGCGGCGGGCGCGGGCGTGCCGGGCGGATCGCCGAGCAGCACGCGTCCGTAAGCGCGGACGAGCGGGGCTCCGGCGAGCAGGAAGGCGGCGGCGTGGACGGCGAGCACGGCGAGGAGGGCGAGCACCCCGCGGCGCGCCCAGCGATCGGGGACGGCGGCGGCGAGGTCCAGCTCGCGCGCCCGCGCGGCGGTCCGCGCGAGGTGCTCGTCCACGAGGGCCACCGAGTAACGCCCGCTCGCCTGGATGGCGTCTCGCTCGCGAGCGAGCTCGACCGAGGAGACGAGATCGGAGCGGAGCGCGGGCGCGTCGTGCGCGACCGTGCGCGCCGCCGCCTCCGGCGACCACGCGCTGCGGAGGAGCGCGCGCACCGCCAGCACGGCGGCGGAGACGACGGCGGTGCACGCCGCGGCGAGCACCACCGGGCGCAGCCCGGCGCGCACGCCCAGGAACGCCGCCGCCAGCGCGCCCGCGAGCACCACGCCGAGGCCCGCCGCGAGCCCGAAGCCGAGCGCGGCGAGCAGCACCACCCGGATCCGCCTGCGCCGCGCCCCGTCGAGGACGCGCGCGATCTCACCGTAAGCGACCGTCATCGGCCCTTTCGACCGTTCCCGCCCGACCCCAGCGGCTCATGGAGGATAACGCGGGGAGGTCCGAGGTGCCCCGACGGCGTCATCGGAGGGGTCGCGCCCACACGCGTCCGTTTGCGGGGCGTGCCGCGCCGGGTGTGCTACTTTCCGCCGTCCCAGTTGAATTTCCTTCAAGGAGCAGCCGTCCGACCGATGGTAGCCGACGACCTCGCGCTGGTCTCCAAGGCCCAGGCCGGCGACCCCGACGCGTTCCGCGCGCTGGTCGTCCGCTACCAGAGGAAGGTGTACGCCTTGGCGCTCGGCATCGTGAAAGACGGGGATCTCGCCTGGGACGTCGCCCAGGAGGCGTTCGTGCGGGTCCACGGGCACCTGGGCTCTTTCGAGGGCAAGTCGTCGTTCTCGACCTGGGTCTTCCGCATCGCCACCCACCTGTCGATCGACGCGGTCCGGCGCGAGCGGAGCGCGCAGAAGGACGACGTGGACGAGGTGCGCGAGGTCGATCTGTCCGAGGCCGGCGAGGGGATCCTCGCCACCTCGCTCGGCAACGACCCCGCCGAGAACGCGCTCCGCCGCGAGATGGCGGAGAAGATCCACGCCGCGCTCGCGACCTTGCCGGAGAAGCACCGCACCATCCTCGTGCTGCGCGAGGTGGAGGGGCTCTCCTACGAGGAGCTCGCCGAGCGGCTCGGGATCCACAAGGGGACGGTGATGAGCCGCCTCTTCCACGCGCGAAAGAAGATGCAGGCCGCCCTGCGCGACTACGCGGAGCGCCCGGAAGTGGAAGCCGAGGACGAGGAGTCCGCGCCATGAAGGACTGCGTCCGCTACGCCCCGATGCTCGGCGCCCGCGAGGGCGATCTCTCCCCCGAGGAGCAGCGCGCGCTCGACGCGCACCTCCAGGCCTGCCCCGCCTGCCGCGCCCTCGCCGCCGACCTGGCCGCGCTCGACGGGCTCGTGGGCGAGTCGCTCATGGCGCGCGCGAACGCCCGCGACTTCGCGCCCTTCGTGGACGGGGTGATGGCGCGCGTGGGCGTGCAGGGATCCGCGCCCGCACGCCGGCACGGGTTCCTGGGGTGGTTCCGCGCGCACCCGCGCGCCGCGCTCGCCTCGCTGGTGCCGGTTCTGGCGGCGGTCGCTCTCGTCGTGTACGTTCGCATCGAAGGCGACGACGGCCAGATCGCGCTCTTCGAGATGGCGACCGAGGGCGAGGTGACCATGGTGCTGCAGACGTCCGACGGCCCCGTGGTGCTGCTCGGCGAGGAGCATTCGTGAGCCGCCGCCCAGGAGGCCTGGTGACCCGCACGTTCTTCGCCGCGACGCTCTGCCTTCTCGCCGCGCTCGCGTCCGTGTTGCCGGCCGCCGCCCGCGCCGAGGTCCCGGTCGCGGTCCGCGTCATCAAGGGCTCGCGCCAGGGCCCGCCCAAGATCGATCCGCGCCTCGACGACCTGCGCCGGCAGCTCTCGCCGCTCGCGTACGTCCGCTGGGAGCAGGTGAGCGAGAAGCGCCTCGACCTCGACCGCGGCCGCACCGAGTTCGTCGAGCTGCCCGACGGCGACACCGCCGCGCTCACGCTGCAGGAGCGGCACGGCGACACCGTCACCTTCGAGGTGGCGCTCACCTCGCGGAACACGCAGTCGCGGCTGACCGTGCAGAAGGGCCAGCGCATCGTGCACCAGGTGACCGGGGAGAAGAAGGGCTCGGCCCTCTTCCTCACCGTGAACGCGTGGCCGTAGCGGAAGCTCCGGCCTACCCGTACCGATACTGGTAGTGATACCCGTTCCGCCGCCCCAGGCCGCGGTCGAGGTGCACGCCGTTCAGCACGAGGCCGTGCACGCGCACCCCGCCGCGGGCGAACGCGCGGAGGGAGGCCGCGATCTCGCGGAGCGGGTGCTCGCCGGCGCGCAGCACGAGCAGGTTCACGCTGGCGTGACGCCCGATGACGGCGGCGTCGGTCACCGCCAGGATGGGCGGCGTGTCGAGGAGCACGAGCTCGAAGCGGCCGGCCAGCTCCTGGAGGAGGCGCGCGAAGCGCTCGCTGGAGAGGAGCTCGGCGGGGTTCGGCGGGATGGTGCCGGTCGGCAGGAAGCGCACGTTGTTCGACGAGGTCGGGCGGATCGCCTCGTCCAGGGAGACGTGGCCGCCGATGACGTCGGAGAGGCCGCGCGCGCGGTCGGTGCCGTAGTACTCGTGCAGGTGGCCGCGGCGGAGGTCGGCGTCCACCACCACCACCTGCTTGCCGGCCTCGCCGAGCAGGTGGGCGAGGTTCGCCGAGACGAACGACTTGCCCACCCCCGGCGCCGGGCCGGAGAGCGAGACGATCCCGCTCGAGGCCTCGAAGAGCGCGAACTGCAGGCTGGTGCGCAGGCTGCGCAGGCTCTCGACGGCGAGGTCCTTGGGATCGACGTCGGCGAGGATCGGGACGGGGACGCGCTCGCGGCGCGCGCGCCGGTCGGCCTCCACCTGCCGCTCGCTGAACGGGACGCTGGCGTGCACGCCGATGCCGGTGGCGCGCTCGAGCGCCTCCGGATCCTCCACGCCCTGATCGAAGGCGCGGCGCGCGAAGGCGAGCCCCACGCCGCCCGCGAGCCCGAGGAAGAGGGCCAGGGCGAGCACCCGGGCGCGCTTCGGCGCGACCGGCTCCACCGGGACGATGGCGGCGTCGAGGATGCGGACGTTGCCGATCGTCCCCTCCTTCACGACCTTCAGCTCCTGGGCCTTGTTGAGGAGCATGAGGTACAGCTCGTTCGCGACCTTCACGTCGCGCATGCGCCGCGCCGACTCCATCTCGGCCTCGGGCAGCTTCTTGAGCCGCTCGTCCAGCGTGGCGCGCTCGGACTCGAGGCGGCGGACCTTCTGGCCGAGGGCGACCAGGGCCGGGTGCGTCTCGGTGAACTTCAGCCGCAGGGCGGCGTACTCGACCTGGACCTCGGAGAGCGCCTTCTCGATCTCCACCGCGCGCGTGACCGCCGCCTGCGTCTCGAGCGAGACGTCCACGCCTCCCTTGCGGGAGCGGTAGCTCTCGTACTCGGTCTCCGCCGCGTCGAGGTTGCCGCGCAGCTCGGGGAGCTGCCCCTCGAGGAAGGCGAGCGTCTTCTCGGCCTCGGCGCTCCTCCGCTCCACGTTGCGGCGCACGTACGCGCGGGAGAGCGAGTCCAGGATCGCGGCCACCTGCACCGGATCGTCCCCCTCCAGCGCGAGCTGGAGGATGCCCGTCTTCTTGCCCTTCTCCGAGATGCGCAGCTGCTCCTGCAGGTCGGCGATCGCCGCGTCGCGGCGCAGCCGGGCGACGCCGAACTCCGTGCCCGGCCGGGCGACGAGCGCGGCGACGAAGGCGCCGGCGCCGTTCCCCGAGGCGGCCTTCCCGACCTCGCCCTCGAGGAGCGTCTCGCCGTCCGGACCGCGGAGCGCGTAGCGGCCGCCCTCGCCGGCGACGAGGGTGAGCGGCTCGCCGTAGAGCCGCTCCGGCAGGTCGAGCCGGTCGAGCTTCAGCTGCTCGCCGCCCCAGCCGAACGACGACAGCCCGAGGAACGCCCCCGCGACGCCGTCCTCCGCGTCGTGGCGGCGGGCGAGGAAGCCGCCGAGGAGCGGGAAGCGGCTGGGCCGCGCGACGAGGTCGAGCCTCAGGCCGTCCACGGCGTCGCCCAGGATCGCGCGGGAGCGGAGGATCTCGATCTCGGCCTCGGCGGGCGTCGAGTCGCCGAACGCCGCGGTGAGATCGCCGAGGAGCCCCGTCCCCGCCTTCTGATCCTCGACCTGCACGAGCACGTCGGAGCGGAAGACGGGCGTGGCGAGGAGCGCGTAGGCGCCGCCGAGCGCCGCCGCGGCGACGACCGCCGCCGCGATGAGCTTGCGGGCCCCGACGAGCACGTCGAGGTACTCGCTCAGCGACGGCTCGTCGTCTCCCGGCTCCGGCGCCGAGAAGAGCTCGTCTGGAGCGCGCGTCTTCGGGGATGCGCCCGGGAGGACCTCGAGCGCCACGTCTCCTCGCTTCGACATTCGACTAGTTCCCTATGACCACGTCTCTGCTGCGGTCGAAGGCGTCCACGCCGTACCAGAGGGTCTGGAGCGTGGGCAGGACCTGCGTGATGATGCGGTTCCAGTTGGTGAGGCCGTACGGCGCCACGTAGACGACGTCCTGCGGCTCGAGCTGGAAGTGCGTCGCGAGCAGCATCGCGTCCGCGCTCGACGCGTCGAGGCGGTAGACCCGCGGCGTCTCGTAGCGTCCGCGGAACACGAAGATGTCGCTCGGGTTCGAGGTGGTCGGGTCGAAGCCCTCCGAGTCCCCGATGGCCTCAGCGAGGCTCATCCGCCCGCGGGCCATGACCTTGGACGACGGCCGCTGGACCTCGCCGAGCACGAAGACCTTGTTCTCCTCGCGCGACGGGACGTGCACCACGTCGCCGTCCTGGAGGAGCCAGTTCTGCGAGCGATCCCCCTCGTCGTAGAAGGCCTGCAGGTCGAGGCGATAGGTGCGGCCCGCGCGAGTGAGGACCACGCCGCGCGTCCACGCGTTCGGGGTGAGCCCCTCCGCGGCGCCGATCGCGTCCTGCACGCGGAGCGGCACGTCGGTGATGGGGAGGGTCGAGGGCCGCATCACCTCGCCCGTCACCTCGATGCGCTGCCCGCGGAACGCCGCGATGCGCACGTCGAGCTGCGGGTTCTCGATCACCCGGCGCAGCCGGTCGGCGATGAGGGTGCGGACCTCGGGGAGCGTCTTGCCCGCGACCTCGATCACGCCCACGTGCGGGTAGAACATGGTCCCGTCCGCCTGCACCGCGTTGCCGAAGGTCTCGGCGGCGCGGAACTCGCCGGCGGGGATGGTGAGCTCGGGGTGATCCCAGACGATGACCGACAGCACGTCGTAGGGGGCGATGCGGTACTGCCAGCTCGCGGCCTGCTCGGCGAGGGGATCCTTCGGCCGCGCCGTCGCCGCCTTGCTCCGCGCCTCCGCCTCGTCCAGCAGGACCTTCGACGTGATCTGCACGATCGCGATGGGCTGCTCGGCCGTGCCGCGCGCCTCGAGCTGCCGCTGCTTGAACTGCAGGCCCGGGGCGACGGACGAGCAGGCGGTGAGGAGCCCGGCGAGCGCGAGGACACCCGCGTTGACGTGGGTCGGCGCGCTCACGACGCCCTCCAGAACGCCCGGTCGAAATCCTCGAGCCCTCGGTCGATGAGGGCGAGCGCCTGCTCGAAGGCGGCGCGGGGCTGGCGATAGGGATCCGGCACGTCGAACCCTCCGAACTTGCCGATGCGGTGGACACGCCCGCGCGACGAGGGCGCGAGCGCCTCTATCTGCTTCTGGTGACCGGACTCCATCACGAGGACGAGGTCCGCCGCAGCGAGGATCTCGGGGGTGAGCTGGCGGGCCCGGTGTCCCGAAAGGTCCAGCCCGCGCTCCTTCATGAGGTCGACCGCGATGGGATCCGCGCCCCGCCCCACCAGCGCACCGAGCCCCGCCGACTCCACGTTGCCCCGCCCGCGCGCCGCGAACCTCGCGCGCAGGAGCGCCTCCGCCATGGGGCTCCGGCAGATGTTGCCCACGCACACGATGAGGACCCGGTCGAGCATCTCTTCACTTGGCGGCAAGGCGGGCGTCGTTTCCGCGCGAGCCGTGCTCGCGGGCAGCGTATCTCCGCTCGTCCTGAGCCTGTCGAAGGACGAGCGGGACCGCTGCGGCCGCCCGTCTACCCGTCCGGTACCCCCCGGACTGGACGTGCAGGGTACCGGCCCCGCGCCCCGCCGTCTACCCCGCCCGGAGCTGCCGCTCCACGAGCCGCTGGTAGAGCCCGCCCCGCGCCACCAGCTCGCGGTGCGGCCCCGATTCCACGATGATTCCGCCCTCGATGACCACCACGCGATCGGCGCTCGCGACGGTCGAGAGCCGGTGGGCGATGATCACGGTCGTCCGCCCGGTCATCAGGCGGGCGAGCGCATCCTTCACCAGCGCCTCGGACTCGGAGTCGAGCGCGCTCGTGGCCTCGTCGAGGAGCAGGATGCGGGGGTCCTTGAGGACCGCGCGCGCGATGGCGAGCCGCTGGCGCTGCCCACCGGAGAGCTGCTGTCCGCGCTCGCCCACGCGCGTCGCGTAGCCCTCCGGGAACCCCCGCACGAAGATGTCGGCGTGAGCCGCGCGGCAGGCCGCGACCACCTCCTCGTGCGTCGCGTCCGGCCGGCCGTAGCGCACGTTCTCCTCGACGGAGGCGGAGAAGAGCGTCGGCTCCTGCGGGACGACGCCGATCTGCGCCCGCAGCCAGGTGGGATCGAGGGTGCGGAGGTCGTGGCCGTCGAGCGTGATGCGGCCGGCGACGGGGTCGTAGAGCCGGCCGAGGAGCGCCGCCATGGTGGACTTGCCCGAGCCGGAGGGACCGACGAGCGCGACCACCTCGCCCGGCGCGATGTGCAGGTCGATCCCGCCCAGCACCTCGACGTCGGGGCGCGCCGGGTAGGAGAAGCGCACGCGGTCGAAGGCGATCCGCCCCTCGCAGCGCGCCGGCCGCAGCCCGCCCGCGACCGGCATCGCCGGCACGCGGTCCATGAGCGCGAACACCCGCTCCGCCGCGCCGATCCCCTTCATCGCCTCCGCCCAGAGGTCGGCGAGGCTGCCCAGGCTCATGGCGATGAGGAGGGTGTAGACGAGGAACGCGGTGAGCGCGCCGGCGGTGAGGTCTCCGCGCGCCACGAGCTTGCCGCCGTAGCCGAGCACCGCGGCGATGGCGAGGTACACGCCCGCCGAGGCGCCGCCCATGAACAGCGAGCCCGCCCGCGCCCGGCGCCGGGCCGCGTCGTAGGAGGCGGCGATGGCGGCGTCGTAGCGGCCGCGCTCGGCCGGCTCGGCGTTGAAGGCGCGCACCGTGCGCATCGAGGAGAGCGACTCCTCGGCGACGTGCGAGGCGTCGGCGAGCGCGTCCTGGTAGCGGCGCGCGAGCGCTCGGACCTTGCGGCCGTAGATCACCGACCCCACCGCGATGGGCGGGACGACGAGCAGCATCACCACCGTGAGGCGCGGGGAGGTGACGAAGAGGAGCGCGATGCCGCCGAGCGCGGTGATGACGTGGCGGAACACCATCGACACGTTCGCCGCGACGAGGCTCTGGATGGTCGCGGAGTCGGTGCCGAGCCGGGAGATGAGCTCGCCCGTGCGCGACGAGTCGAAGAAGCCGATCTCCTGGTCGAGGAGGCTCCGGTAGAGCCGCTCCCGCACTCGCCGCACCCCGCGCTCGCCCGCGAGCGAGAAGAGGAGGTGCCGCCCCGCCACCGCGAGCCCCTGCACGATGGCGATGACCGCCAGCACCCCCGCCGCGCGCGTGACCGCCCGCGGGTCCTCGCCGGCGATGGCCCCGTCCACGATGAGCCGGATGCCCTGCGGGTACACGAGAGACAGCGCCGCGCCCGCGACGAGCAAGACGGTTCCGACGGAGAGCGCCGGCAGCTCCTCCTTGAGGAGCCCGCCCAGGCGGCGGACGACTGAGGTGCGGGGCTGGTCGGGCATCGGGTCCGGGAGTCTTAACTCGTCCGCTCGCCCGAAGCCTGTCGAAGGGCGGGCGGACCGACGGGCACACTCCCGTTCGTCCTGAACGTCGGCCGCGCGCAGCGCGGCCAGAGTCGAAGGACGAACGGCTCAGCTCGCGCACTCCCCCTGGCTCGTCTCCGGCCGAAACGCGGCGTCCTCTCCCAGATCCACCGTGTCCTCCGCCCGGAGCGTGGCTGCGTCGAGCTCGGCGAGGTCCGCGAGCGCCGCGCGCGCCCGGGCCGGCTCGACCCGCGCGAAGAACGCGGGCGCGTCCTCGCCCTCCGCGCGCTCCGCCCGATAGAGCGCCGCCAGCCGCTCGAGCGCCTCGGGCACGCGCCGGGCCGGGATCTTCGCGGCGAGCCGACCGAACCGCGCGCCGCCGGAGGACACGCCGCCGCCGAGGAGCACGAAGTACTGGGGCACCGCCCTGCCGTCCACCTTGCGCGCGCTCCCCTGGAAGCCGATCGTCGCGACGTGGTGCTGACCGCAGCCGTTGGGGCACCCGCTGACCTTCAGCTCCGCCCCCGGCAGCGCCGCGGCGAGCTCGGGCCGCTCGCGCAGGTGCGCCTCGAGCAGCCGCCCCAGCCCGCGCGACTGGGTCACCGCGAGCTTGCAGCTCTCCGCGCCCGGGCAGCTCGTCACGTGGTCGGCGGTCCCCGCGCCGGCGCGCCCGAGACCGGCCGCCGCGAGCCGCGCGTGCAGCGCCGGCACGTCACCCTCGCGCACCCAGCGCAGCACCGCGTCCTGCTCGCGCGTGAGCCGGACCGCCCCGTCGCCGTACGCGAGGGCCAGGGCGCCGAGGACGCGGAGCTGCGCGGCGGTCGCGTCACCGAGCGGCAGGACGACCTCGACCGCCACGAACCCGGGCTGTCGCTGCCGCCGCACGTTCGTGCGCGTGAACGCGGCGAGCGCCGCCGGTGCGGGAGCGAGGTCGGGCGCGACGGCCGGCACGATGCCCGGGCCGCGAGGCACCTGCGCCCGCACCCGCGCCGCGATCTCCTCGGGCGACGGCGCCGTCGGGCGGTCGTGCCCGGGTGCGCCCTCCACGGGCGGCCGCTCCGGATCGAACGGCAGGCGCGGCGCGCCCTCCGCCTCGACGCGCGCCCGCTCCGCCTCGACCTCCGCGCGGAAGCCCTCGAAGCCGAGCTTCCGCACGAGGAACTTCATGCGGTTCGCGTGGCGATGGACGCGATCGCCGAGCCGGTGGAACACGCGGAGGATCGCCTCCGCGAGCGCGAGCACGTCGCCCGCCGGGAGGTGCTCCACCAGCACCTCCGCCGAGACCGGGACGGTCGAGGTCCCACCGCCCGCGCGGACGAGGAAGCCCTTCTGCCCGTCCGACCCGAGCCGCGCGTACAGGCCGATGTCGTGGATCGCGCCCGCGGCGTGATCCTCGGCGCAGCCCTCGAAGGCGATCTTGAACTTGCGCGGCAGCGAGGACGAGAGCGGATGGCGCAGCAGGTGGCGCGTGAGCGCCTCGGCGTAGGGGGACACGTCGAACGGCTCGTCGGCGGCGACCCCGGCGAGCGGGCACGCGGTCACGTTCCGCACGGAGTTCCCGCACGCCTCCCGGGTCGTGAGCCCCGCCTCCGCCAGCCGGCGCAGCGCGGCCTCCGCGCCGTGCGCGGTGACGAAGTGGAGCTGGACGTTCTGGCGGGTCGTCACGTGGCCGAAGCCGCGGCTGTGGTGCTCGGCGACCTCGGCGAGCGCCTCGAGCTGGGCGGCGGAGAGGAGGCCCTGCGGGATCTTCACCCGCTGCATGTGCACGCCGTCCTGACGCTGGCCGTAGGTGCCGTGCAGGAGGCGAAGCTGGCGCCACCCCTCCGCGGAGAGCTCGCCCCGCTCGAAGCGCCCGAGGGCCTCGAGGTAGGCGTCGAGATCGCCCTGCTCGGCGAACGAGCGGTGGCGGGTGGACGTGGCGGCGTCGCTCATCGGCTCTCCTCGGCCGGCGCGCCCCTCGCGCGCGGATGGTCGTCCGTCATAACGGACGGCCCCGCGCGCGCCCTGGAAAATGTCGATGGATCGGGCTGACGTGCTGGGTGCCGTGTCAGCCAAACGGCTCCGCTCGCCCTGAGCCTGTCGAAGGGCGAGCGAGCAGGCTCAGCGCCGCAGCCCCACCACCCGCCGGAGCCCCTCGACCGGCGTCAACCTCGCCGGCCTGTCGATCCGCTCCAGCGCGTCCGCCACGTGCTCGCAGAGGAGCTCGACGGCGATCTCGGTGTCCCGGTCGATGAAGGCCCGCCCGTCGTCCCAGCCCAGCTCGAGGTGCGTGTCGCCCGGCCGCTCCGGCAGGAGCCCGTACCGCGCGCGGAACAGGTCGAGCCCCGCGTCGTCGAAGCCCGCCGAGTACGCGTCAGCGTTCGCCGCGTCGCCCGGGAGGTGCAGCGCGATGGCCCGCGCCTCGAGCACGGTCGCGGCGAGCCGCAGCGAGTCCCACACCTCCCCGAGCCCGCTCGCCTCGCGCAGCCGCGCGCCCAGGCGGCGAATCGACGCGCGCACCTCGAGGTTCCTGCGCCGGTCCTCCAGCATCCGCTGCGTGTCCGAGAGGTTCACCTGGACGAAGCCCAGCCGCCGCAGCGCCAGGTAGGCGACCGCCGCGAGCGCGAGGAGGAACAGGATGGCCTGCGACGCCGTGCTGTACGCGACGGAGATGGCCACCGCGCCGAGCACGGCGCAGGCCCCGTAGATGACGAGCACCGTCTGCTTGTGGCTGAGGCCGAGGTCGAGCAGCCGGTGGTGGATGTGCCCGCGGTCGGCCGAGAAGAGCGGCGCCCCGCGCGCGGCCCGGCGGGCCATGGCGAGGAGCGTGTCGGCGATGGGGACGCCGAGGGCGATGATGGGGACGAGGAGCGCGACGGCGCTCGAGGACTCGCGGTTCGTCTGGATGGCGGTGGTGGCGAGGACGAAGCCGAGGAACATCGACCCCGTGTCGCCCATGAAGATGGTCGCCGGGTTGAAGTTGTAGAAGAGGAACCCCAGCACCGCGCCCGCCAGCGCCGCGGTGAAGAGCACCATGAGCGGCTCGCCGCCCCGGAGCGCGACCACGCAGGTGGTGGTGACGGCGATGAGCGCAACTCCGCCCGCGAGCCCGTCGAGGCCGTCGATGAGGTTGAGCGCGTTGATGACGCCGGCGATCCAGAGGAGCGTGAACGGGAGCCCGAGCATGCCGAGCTGGATGTCCGGGCCGAACGGGTTCGCGATGACGTCGATGCGGTAACCGAGCCAGTACATGAGCCCGGCGACGCCGAACTGGACCGCGAACTTGGTCTTGGCGTTCGCGCCCTTGAGGTCGTCCAGGACACCGAGCGCCGCGATGGCGAGCCCGCCCGCGAAGAGCCCGAAGGCGCGCCGGGGCATGGCGTAGAACTGGCCACCCACGCCGCTGTTCACGAAGAGCAGCGCGACGAGCGGCGCGAAGAAGGCGAGGACGATGGCGATCCCGCCGAGGCGGGGGATGGGCTTGCCGTGGACCTTGCGCGAGGTGAGGGCGTGATCGAGCGCACCCATCC includes:
- a CDS encoding ABC transporter ATP-binding protein, encoding MPDQPRTSVVRRLGGLLKEELPALSVGTVLLVAGAALSLVYPQGIRLIVDGAIAGEDPRAVTRAAGVLAVIAIVQGLAVAGRHLLFSLAGERGVRRVRERLYRSLLDQEIGFFDSSRTGELISRLGTDSATIQSLVAANVSMVFRHVITALGGIALLFVTSPRLTVVMLLVVPPIAVGSVIYGRKVRALARRYQDALADASHVAEESLSSMRTVRAFNAEPAERGRYDAAIAASYDAARRRARAGSLFMGGASAGVYLAIAAVLGYGGKLVARGDLTAGALTAFLVYTLLIAMSLGSLADLWAEAMKGIGAAERVFALMDRVPAMPVAGGLRPARCEGRIAFDRVRFSYPARPDVEVLGGIDLHIAPGEVVALVGPSGSGKSTMAALLGRLYDPVAGRITLDGHDLRTLDPTWLRAQIGVVPQEPTLFSASVEENVRYGRPDATHEEVVAACRAAHADIFVRGFPEGYATRVGERGQQLSGGQRQRLAIARAVLKDPRILLLDEATSALDSESEALVKDALARLMTGRTTVIIAHRLSTVASADRVVVIEGGIIVESGPHRELVARGGLYQRLVERQLRAG
- a CDS encoding polysaccharide biosynthesis tyrosine autokinase; the protein is MSKRGDVALEVLPGASPKTRAPDELFSAPEPGDDEPSLSEYLDVLVGARKLIAAAVVAAAALGGAYALLATPVFRSDVLVQVEDQKAGTGLLGDLTAAFGDSTPAEAEIEILRSRAILGDAVDGLRLDLVARPSRFPLLGGFLARRHDAEDGVAGAFLGLSSFGWGGEQLKLDRLDLPERLYGEPLTLVAGEGGRYALRGPDGETLLEGEVGKAASGNGAGAFVAALVARPGTEFGVARLRRDAAIADLQEQLRISEKGKKTGILQLALEGDDPVQVAAILDSLSRAYVRRNVERRSAEAEKTLAFLEGQLPELRGNLDAAETEYESYRSRKGGVDVSLETQAAVTRAVEIEKALSEVQVEYAALRLKFTETHPALVALGQKVRRLESERATLDERLKKLPEAEMESARRMRDVKVANELYLMLLNKAQELKVVKEGTIGNVRILDAAIVPVEPVAPKRARVLALALFLGLAGGVGLAFARRAFDQGVEDPEALERATGIGVHASVPFSERQVEADRRARRERVPVPILADVDPKDLAVESLRSLRTSLQFALFEASSGIVSLSGPAPGVGKSFVSANLAHLLGEAGKQVVVVDADLRRGHLHEYYGTDRARGLSDVIGGHVSLDEAIRPTSSNNVRFLPTGTIPPNPAELLSSERFARLLQELAGRFELVLLDTPPILAVTDAAVIGRHASVNLLVLRAGEHPLREIAASLRAFARGGVRVHGLVLNGVHLDRGLGRRNGYHYQYRYG
- a CDS encoding low molecular weight protein-tyrosine-phosphatase; protein product: MLDRVLIVCVGNICRSPMAEALLRARFAARGRGNVESAGLGALVGRGADPIAVDLMKERGLDLSGHRARQLTPEILAAADLVLVMESGHQKQIEALAPSSRGRVHRIGKFGGFDVPDPYRQPRAAFEQALALIDRGLEDFDRAFWRAS
- a CDS encoding polysaccharide export protein — encoded protein: MSAPTHVNAGVLALAGLLTACSSVAPGLQFKQRQLEARGTAEQPIAIVQITSKVLLDEAEARSKAATARPKDPLAEQAASWQYRIAPYDVLSVIVWDHPELTIPAGEFRAAETFGNAVQADGTMFYPHVGVIEVAGKTLPEVRTLIADRLRRVIENPQLDVRIAAFRGQRIEVTGEVMRPSTLPITDVPLRVQDAIGAAEGLTPNAWTRGVVLTRAGRTYRLDLQAFYDEGDRSQNWLLQDGDVVHVPSREENKVFVLGEVQRPSSKVMARGRMSLAEAIGDSEGFDPTTSNPSDIFVFRGRYETPRVYRLDASSADAMLLATHFQLEPQDVVYVAPYGLTNWNRIITQVLPTLQTLWYGVDAFDRSRDVVIGN